In the genome of Deltaproteobacteria bacterium, the window GGCTCTTTTAACTCTGGATGAGATTTTAAAAACTGCAGGTGCATCAGTTGTTGAAACAGAAAAGTCATATAAAGAGGGTCAAGGGATGAAAGGCACAGAAGCGCCTTTCATGGTCAAGGGTCAGGAAACAATAAAAATCAAACTTGATAACGGCATGACCCTTATTGTCAAAGAAGACCATACAAACCCTGTGGTGGCAATGTATGCAGCGGTAGAGGGGGGTATAAGGTTTGAGGGAGAAAAGACAAATGGACTCTCAAACTTTATTGAGGGAAATTTTTAAGCAGGTTTTTTGACAGAGGACTGGAGATACTTGCAGACAGTCTTCAAAACCCTGTATTTCCTGAAGATGAGATAGAAAAGACAAGAAAAGAGATTTTATCTGCCATAAAGAATCAAGAGGATTATCTGCCGGGGTATACATTTAATAAATTCAGTGAAACACTGTATGAAAAACACCCATACAGGATGAATCTGTTAGGCACTAAGGAACTTATAGAGGGATACACAAGGGAAAACCTTTTAAGATTTTACGAATCTATCGTCTATCCTGATGCAGTGGTAATATCTATTGTTGGTGATGTGAATACAGATGATGTTATCAAAAGGGCAAATGAACTTTTTGTGCCTGCAAGCAGCAAGCAGTTGACAAACAAAAAGGGTGAAGGCATAAAGCCCATGCCTCTGGAAAAAAAGAGGGCATTTATTAAAAAAAATGAGATTTTTAAAGAAAAACAGCAGTCACATATTGCCATAGGCTTTTTGGGCGCCACTATTACAGGCAGGGACAGGTATCCCCTTCAGGTTATATCAAGTATCATGTCAGGACAGGGGGGCAGGCTTTTTATAGAACTCAGGGATAAAAAGGCGCTTGCCTATTCTGTTTCTGCAATTCAGAGGGACGGCATAGAGCCGGGGTTTTTTGCGGTTTATATGGGGACATCCCCTGACAAGATAAGTGAAGCGGTAAATGGAATACTGGATGAGTTTAGAAAGATAGTTGAACAAGGGGTAACTGATGAGGAACTGAAAAGGGCTAAGGCAGAGATTATAGGAAACTATGAAATCGGACTTCAGGAGGCATCAGACAGGGCATCTGATATGGCTTTCAATGAACTCTATGGGTTGGGTTATGATGAACACAAGAGGTTTGCAGGAAAGATTGAATCTGTTACAAAAGAGGAGGTCATAAATACCGCAAGAAGATACTTTGATATGAATGCATACACTATTGTGATTG includes:
- a CDS encoding insulinase family protein; translation: MNLLGTKELIEGYTRENLLRFYESIVYPDAVVISIVGDVNTDDVIKRANELFVPASSKQLTNKKGEGIKPMPLEKKRAFIKKNEIFKEKQQSHIAIGFLGATITGRDRYPLQVISSIMSGQGGRLFIELRDKKALAYSVSAIQRDGIEPGFFAVYMGTSPDKISEAVNGILDEFRKIVEQGVTDEELKRAKAEIIGNYEIGLQEASDRASDMAFNELYGLGYDEHKRFAGKIESVTKEEVINTARRYFDMNAYTIVIVGQTHLPASWHKGE